A window of the Microcoleus sp. bin38.metabat.b11b12b14.051 genome harbors these coding sequences:
- the sixA gene encoding phosphohistidine phosphatase SixA, translated as MHLYLVRHGIAAEPEEYETDEERPLTKEGERKTRKVAQRLYNLEIQFDLIVASPLLRASQTAQILLSAHLSSQIAESAALAPSGDIGDWLKWYKQWQETGNSSLALVGHQPDLGNWAETLLWGRSHETLILKKAGIIGLILPETGSPVGRSQMFWLSGPKFLLC; from the coding sequence GTGCATCTCTATCTAGTCCGTCACGGCATCGCAGCGGAACCCGAAGAATACGAAACCGACGAGGAACGCCCGCTGACTAAAGAGGGCGAGCGAAAAACGCGGAAAGTCGCCCAGCGCCTGTACAATCTCGAAATTCAGTTCGATCTGATTGTCGCCAGTCCCCTACTGCGCGCCTCGCAAACCGCGCAAATCCTGTTGTCAGCGCATCTGAGTTCCCAAATAGCAGAATCCGCCGCCCTGGCACCCTCAGGAGACATTGGCGACTGGCTGAAGTGGTACAAACAGTGGCAGGAAACAGGAAACAGCAGCTTGGCTTTGGTGGGACACCAACCAGATTTGGGCAATTGGGCTGAAACTTTGCTTTGGGGGCGATCGCACGAAACGCTGATTCTCAAAAAAGCAGGTATCATCGGCTTAATTCTCCCCGAAACAGGCTCACCAGTCGGCCGCAGCCAAATGTTCTGGCTGAGTGGGCCCAAGTTTTTGCTCTGCTAG
- a CDS encoding HNH endonuclease, with product MGNVLVLNASYEPLNITNWRRAVVLLLKGKAEQVEHNGKFIAPNFPLPTVIRLRHYVRVPYKDIPLTRRNILHRDAHSCQYCGYTGDDLTLDHVIPRSRGGGDSWENLATACVRCNVHKGSRTPKEAGMLLRYPPRKPHSGLYFEVTKHVKSGMHKEWQKYVIGL from the coding sequence ATGGGCAATGTTCTGGTGCTGAATGCCTCCTACGAACCGCTCAACATCACCAATTGGCGAAGAGCGGTAGTTTTGTTGCTGAAAGGAAAAGCAGAACAGGTAGAACATAACGGGAAATTTATCGCGCCAAACTTCCCGCTACCAACTGTGATCCGACTGCGGCATTACGTCCGAGTTCCCTATAAGGATATTCCGTTGACCCGCCGGAACATCTTGCATCGAGACGCGCACTCTTGTCAATACTGTGGGTATACTGGGGACGATTTGACGCTAGATCACGTGATTCCCCGATCGCGCGGGGGAGGCGACAGTTGGGAAAACCTCGCTACAGCCTGCGTGCGCTGCAATGTCCATAAAGGCAGCCGCACCCCAAAAGAAGCCGGAATGCTGCTGCGCTATCCGCCGAGGAAACCTCACAGCGGTCTTTATTTTGAAGTGACTAAACACGTTAAGAGTGGTATGCACAAAGAATGGCAAAAATATGTAATCGGCCTTTAA
- a CDS encoding TIGR00300 family protein: MTDSIRFLMCAPDHYDVDYVINPWMEGNVHKSSRDRAVEQWEKLYHVLKENAVVDLVQPEKGWPDMVFTANAGLLLGNTFVLSRFYHKERQGEEPYFKAWFESKGFTVHELPKDLPFEGAGDALLDREGRWLWAGYGFRSELDSHPLLAKWLNIEVLSLRLVDERFYHLDTCFCPLTGGYLLYYPAAFDSYSNRLIEMRVAPEKRIAIQEADAANFACNAVNIDKVVVMNKVSEGLKNSITKAGFQVIETPMSEFLKAGGACKCLTLRVNEPVQEDRSANVMVESRTIRMEGHLLDAGLISRALDLVIENGGSFQVLNFNLGEQRQSTSSADVKVSAPSHDVMEEIIGLLIDLGAVPPPQDICDAILEPVVQDGVGPDDFYVSTIYPTEVRVKGQWVKARNQRMDGAVAITETAEGPVATCKLLRDLKVGEKVVVDVVGIRTIRKTESREQRNSQEFSFMSGSVSSERRVELVVEQVAWELRQIRDRGGKVVVTAGPVVIHTGGGEHLAHLIREGYVQALLGGNAIAVHDMEQSSMGTSLGVDMKRGVAVRGGHRHHLKMINTVRRYGSIAKTVEAGVITNGVMYECVKHNIPFSLAGSIRDDGPLPDTQMDMVKAQEDYTELLRGADMVLMLSSMLHSIGVGNMTPAGVKMVCVDINPAVVTKLSDRGSIESTGVVTDVGLFLSLLVNQLDKLTSRHHVTQSV, from the coding sequence ATGACTGACTCAATTCGCTTCCTGATGTGCGCTCCCGACCACTACGATGTGGATTACGTGATTAACCCTTGGATGGAGGGTAACGTGCACAAATCATCGCGCGATCGCGCCGTCGAACAGTGGGAAAAACTCTACCACGTCCTGAAAGAGAACGCCGTTGTAGACTTGGTACAACCCGAAAAAGGCTGGCCGGATATGGTGTTCACCGCCAATGCAGGCTTACTTTTAGGCAATACTTTTGTCCTCAGCCGCTTCTATCACAAGGAACGCCAAGGCGAAGAACCCTATTTCAAAGCATGGTTTGAAAGCAAGGGTTTTACCGTGCACGAACTCCCCAAAGACTTGCCGTTTGAAGGTGCGGGCGATGCTTTGCTCGATCGCGAAGGACGCTGGTTGTGGGCGGGATACGGCTTCCGTTCCGAACTCGACTCGCACCCGTTGCTAGCAAAATGGCTGAACATTGAAGTGCTATCGCTGCGTTTAGTAGACGAACGTTTCTATCACCTAGACACTTGTTTTTGTCCGCTCACAGGCGGCTATTTGCTTTACTATCCAGCAGCATTTGACTCTTACTCAAACCGCTTAATTGAAATGCGAGTGGCGCCGGAAAAACGGATTGCCATTCAAGAAGCAGATGCCGCCAACTTTGCTTGCAATGCTGTCAATATTGACAAAGTTGTGGTAATGAATAAGGTTAGCGAAGGCTTAAAAAATAGCATTACTAAGGCGGGCTTCCAAGTTATTGAAACCCCGATGAGCGAATTCTTGAAAGCTGGCGGCGCCTGTAAGTGTTTGACGCTGCGGGTGAATGAACCTGTGCAAGAAGATCGATCGGCAAACGTGATGGTAGAAAGCCGCACGATTCGCATGGAAGGTCACTTGCTGGATGCGGGTTTAATCAGCCGCGCTTTAGACTTAGTTATCGAAAATGGCGGCAGTTTCCAAGTGCTTAATTTCAATTTAGGAGAGCAGCGCCAAAGCACATCATCTGCGGATGTGAAAGTTTCGGCACCTTCCCATGATGTGATGGAAGAAATCATCGGATTGCTGATTGACTTGGGTGCCGTCCCGCCGCCGCAAGATATTTGCGATGCTATTTTAGAACCTGTCGTGCAAGATGGAGTCGGGCCAGATGACTTTTACGTTAGTACGATTTATCCCACAGAAGTGCGGGTAAAGGGTCAGTGGGTGAAAGCGCGAAATCAGCGAATGGACGGCGCAGTTGCGATTACTGAAACCGCAGAAGGCCCGGTGGCTACGTGCAAATTGTTGCGCGATTTGAAAGTAGGTGAAAAAGTCGTTGTTGATGTGGTCGGCATCCGCACCATCCGCAAAACAGAATCGCGGGAACAGCGCAATTCTCAAGAATTTAGCTTTATGTCCGGCAGCGTTTCTAGCGAACGCCGCGTAGAATTGGTAGTGGAACAAGTAGCGTGGGAATTGCGCCAAATTCGCGATCGGGGAGGCAAAGTTGTAGTGACAGCGGGGCCTGTTGTCATCCACACGGGCGGTGGCGAACATTTAGCACATTTGATCCGCGAAGGTTATGTGCAAGCATTGTTAGGTGGAAATGCGATCGCGGTTCACGACATGGAACAATCGAGCATGGGAACTTCTCTGGGAGTTGACATGAAACGCGGCGTTGCTGTGCGCGGCGGACACCGACACCACTTGAAAATGATTAACACTGTGCGCCGTTATGGCAGTATTGCTAAAACAGTGGAAGCTGGCGTGATTACTAACGGTGTGATGTACGAATGTGTGAAGCACAATATACCGTTTTCGCTGGCCGGTTCTATCCGCGATGATGGGCCACTTCCTGACACGCAAATGGATATGGTTAAGGCTCAAGAAGACTATACTGAGCTGTTACGGGGCGCGGATATGGTGTTAATGCTGTCATCTATGTTGCATTCGATCGGGGTGGGAAATATGACTCCGGCGGGCGTAAAGATGGTCTGTGTGGACATTAATCCGGCTGTGGTGACGAAATTGAGCGATCGAGGGTCGATCGAATCTACTGGTGTTGTGACTGATGTGGGATTGTTCCTGAGTTTGTTGGTGAATCAATTGGATAAGTTGACTAGCCGTCATCATGTAACTCAATCTGTGTAG
- a CDS encoding COP23 domain-containing protein, giving the protein MSIIALAAPILANSPAFAQTPSFFCGAAGGRPATIAVQQGKNIPVILWLADNYFNESGEDTITRCTRVSGILNNSQSQGSWDNTVTAGASGSGQQIICAANPQDGSCRLLYQVPRGQNPEQARQELLRRVKNPNLNTSPVQVN; this is encoded by the coding sequence GTGTCAATTATTGCCCTCGCAGCGCCGATTTTAGCAAACAGTCCCGCCTTTGCCCAAACCCCGTCATTTTTCTGTGGCGCTGCTGGCGGCCGCCCAGCGACAATTGCTGTCCAACAAGGCAAAAATATTCCGGTTATTCTGTGGCTGGCGGACAACTATTTTAATGAATCCGGAGAAGACACAATTACTCGCTGCACACGAGTCTCGGGAATTCTCAACAACTCACAATCCCAAGGAAGCTGGGACAATACAGTCACAGCAGGTGCCTCTGGCAGCGGTCAACAAATTATTTGTGCAGCTAATCCTCAAGACGGTTCCTGTAGATTATTATATCAAGTACCTAGAGGGCAAAATCCCGAACAAGCCCGACAAGAACTCTTACGAAGAGTCAAAAATCCTAATCTAAATACTTCGCCTGTTCAAGTAAATTAA
- a CDS encoding citrate synthase, producing the protein MVVGEFKPGLEGVPATLSSISYVDGQKGVLEYRGISIEELALKSSFVETSYLLIWGVLPTKEELEAFEHEIRYHRRIKYRIRDMMKCFPERGHPMDALQASAAALGLFYSRRALANPAYIREAVVRLLAKIPTMVAAFQQMRRGNDPVRPRDDLNYSANFLYMLNEQEPDPLLANIFDACLTLHAEHTINASTFSAMVTASTLTDPYGVIASAVGTLAGPLHGGANEEVIEMLEQIGSVENVRAFVEKSVENKDKIMGFGHRVYKVKDPRATILQGLAEQLFDNFGRDDYYDIAVKLEEVVEEKLAHKGIYANVDFYSGLVYRKMGIPTDLFTPVFAIARVAGWLAHWKEQLETNRIYRPTQIYTGTHGEPYIAIEERLSS; encoded by the coding sequence ATGGTCGTCGGCGAATTCAAACCAGGTTTAGAAGGTGTTCCCGCCACCTTGTCCAGTATTAGTTACGTAGACGGACAAAAAGGGGTGCTGGAATATCGCGGGATTAGCATCGAGGAACTAGCACTCAAAAGTTCCTTTGTGGAAACTTCATATTTATTAATCTGGGGCGTACTTCCGACAAAGGAAGAACTAGAAGCTTTCGAGCATGAAATTCGCTATCACCGCCGGATCAAATATCGCATCCGCGACATGATGAAATGCTTTCCCGAAAGAGGACATCCTATGGATGCCCTACAAGCTTCAGCAGCGGCTTTAGGTTTATTTTACTCGCGCCGAGCTCTGGCTAACCCAGCATACATTCGAGAAGCTGTAGTGCGGCTGCTAGCTAAGATTCCCACAATGGTAGCAGCGTTCCAGCAAATGCGGCGGGGTAATGACCCGGTGCGGCCTAGGGATGATTTGAACTACTCGGCTAACTTTCTGTATATGCTCAACGAGCAAGAACCCGATCCGCTGTTGGCTAATATTTTTGATGCTTGTCTGACTCTCCATGCGGAACATACCATCAATGCTTCTACATTTTCAGCAATGGTAACAGCTTCGACGCTGACAGATCCTTACGGGGTGATTGCTTCAGCAGTTGGTACTTTGGCGGGGCCTCTGCATGGGGGAGCGAATGAAGAAGTGATTGAGATGTTGGAGCAAATTGGTTCAGTGGAAAACGTGCGGGCTTTTGTCGAGAAGAGTGTTGAAAACAAGGACAAAATCATGGGATTCGGACACCGAGTTTATAAGGTGAAAGATCCGAGAGCAACTATTCTTCAAGGATTAGCTGAACAGTTATTTGACAACTTCGGACGCGATGATTATTACGACATTGCTGTCAAGTTGGAAGAAGTAGTTGAGGAGAAATTAGCTCACAAAGGAATTTATGCTAATGTAGATTTCTATTCTGGTCTAGTTTACCGGAAAATGGGAATTCCGACAGACTTGTTTACACCAGTTTTTGCGATCGCCCGCGTTGCAGGTTGGCTAGCTCACTGGAAGGAACAGCTAGAGACAAACCGCATCTATCGCCCGACTCAAATCTATACGGGTACTCACGGTGAGCCTTATATTGCGATCGAGGAAAGACTCTCATCTTAA
- a CDS encoding PAS domain-containing protein: MNKIDKINVKIPTLAFQNKGLKPNILMVDDHPENLRLLSQVLSQRGYKVRPTRDGQLALNFARTSPPDLILLDIMMPGMDGYKICELLKACPETKNIPVIFISSLNETFDKVKGFSLGAVDYITKPFETEEVVARVENQLLLSRLSNQIVEQNAVLEAEIEQRKRVEEQLRESQNWLSAVIKMNPNVLYVYDAIEQRTLYLNRELYTDIGYSLAEIQQMPAAFLPNLIHAEDLPAFSEHMSRIETAKDGESFELEYRIQHKNGEYRWFLSRDTVFVRAADGKPWKILGTATEISDRKQAEFELKTALSALERQIKQRFLLETISLEIRYSLKQDQVYQTAAAQICRVFNADSCLIHTYSEHPVPRIYCMTQYRKSEAGSLCDVVEIPVQGNPHAQLVLSQDRPVVSDDVFAEPLLENVRDLYRQIGLKSMIAIRTSYQGKANGMMCLHQYDEPRHWTQDEIRLLKSVAAQMGIAIAQANLLAQDKQQRLKIEQSEASLAAAQKIAHIGNWEFDIATNKIIWSEEVFSIFGLDSTAREPTYVELLQMFHPDDRELLLQTVSLAISQGTSYKKEFRSLHSSGQIRYVEARGGSVFNETGEVIKLLGTVMDITDRKQGEAALQFSEKRFYLAFEGSATGLWDWNLATGEVYFNSRWKTMLGYEVDEIENSFASWEQLLHLEDLPLATAALNAHLEGKKPTYEAQFRMLTKSGEWKWILAQAKVMERSAAGNPLRMTGTHIDISDRKQAEVDLQFSEQREREKAQQLTQTLQDLKNAQAQLIQAAKMSSIGQMVAGVAHEINNPVSFIYGNILPAAQYARDLVKLIQLYQQYYPEPVPEIAEELAEVEVDFIADDFPRIMASMEQGANRIKQIVLSLRNFSRLDEKERKVIDLHEGIESTLVILQHRLQSQPQRREIQVVKNYGKLPNVECYPAQLNQVFMNLLSNAIDAVEESLVISHSSLANNISTVTNDAGQMFDKNPQIRISTEINRDNQVVVRIADSGPGICPEVQSRMFDPFFSTKPIGSGTGLGLSISYQIVKDRHGGKLWCDSEVGRGTEFAIELPISQKVKSKTGL, encoded by the coding sequence GTGAATAAAATTGACAAAATAAACGTAAAAATACCAACACTGGCATTTCAAAATAAGGGTTTAAAACCAAACATTTTAATGGTGGACGACCACCCAGAAAACTTGCGCCTTTTATCCCAGGTTTTGTCTCAGCGGGGATATAAAGTGCGCCCAACACGGGACGGCCAATTAGCTCTCAACTTTGCTCGAACGAGTCCACCGGATTTGATTTTGCTAGACATCATGATGCCGGGTATGGATGGCTACAAAATCTGCGAACTGCTAAAAGCTTGTCCGGAAACCAAAAATATTCCTGTGATTTTTATCAGCTCTTTAAATGAAACGTTTGATAAAGTCAAAGGTTTTTCCCTGGGGGCGGTAGACTACATTACTAAACCGTTTGAAACAGAAGAAGTGGTAGCCCGCGTCGAAAATCAACTGCTTCTCAGCAGGCTTTCTAACCAAATTGTAGAACAAAATGCGGTGCTCGAAGCAGAAATCGAACAACGCAAGCGAGTCGAAGAACAACTGCGAGAAAGTCAGAACTGGCTGTCGGCAGTAATTAAAATGAATCCTAATGTTTTGTACGTTTACGATGCCATCGAGCAGCGGACTCTGTATCTCAATCGCGAACTTTATACCGATATTGGCTACTCGCTTGCTGAAATACAGCAAATGCCAGCAGCATTTCTGCCTAACTTAATACACGCTGAGGATTTGCCCGCATTCTCAGAACACATGAGCAGGATTGAGACAGCAAAAGACGGTGAAAGCTTTGAGCTTGAGTATCGAATCCAGCACAAAAACGGTGAATATCGTTGGTTTTTGAGCCGGGATACCGTGTTTGTCAGAGCAGCAGATGGCAAACCTTGGAAAATTCTGGGAACTGCTACTGAAATTAGCGATCGCAAACAAGCAGAATTCGAGTTAAAAACAGCCTTATCTGCTTTGGAACGGCAAATTAAGCAAAGATTTTTGTTAGAAACAATTAGTCTGGAAATTCGCTACAGCTTAAAACAAGACCAAGTTTATCAAACAGCAGCGGCGCAAATATGTCGGGTTTTCAATGCCGATAGCTGCTTGATTCACACCTACAGCGAACATCCAGTTCCTCGGATTTATTGTATGACTCAGTACAGGAAATCTGAAGCGGGTTCGCTTTGCGATGTAGTAGAAATTCCGGTGCAGGGAAATCCTCACGCTCAATTGGTGTTGTCTCAAGATAGGCCAGTCGTTTCTGATGATGTTTTTGCCGAGCCATTGCTCGAAAATGTTAGAGATTTGTACCGTCAAATAGGTTTGAAGTCGATGATAGCCATCCGCACTTCCTACCAGGGAAAAGCCAACGGCATGATGTGCTTGCACCAGTACGATGAGCCGCGCCACTGGACGCAAGATGAGATCAGATTATTGAAATCTGTGGCCGCGCAGATGGGAATTGCGATCGCCCAAGCCAATCTGCTCGCACAAGATAAACAGCAGCGACTTAAAATCGAGCAGAGCGAAGCTAGTCTAGCAGCAGCCCAGAAAATTGCCCATATCGGCAATTGGGAATTTGATATTGCCACAAATAAAATTATTTGGTCTGAAGAAGTATTCAGCATTTTTGGTCTAGACTCAACTGCACGAGAACCGACATATGTCGAACTTTTACAGATGTTTCATCCCGATGACAGAGAGTTGTTACTACAAACTGTCAGCCTCGCTATCTCACAAGGAACTTCCTACAAAAAAGAGTTCCGAAGTTTGCATTCCAGCGGTCAAATTCGATACGTAGAAGCAAGGGGAGGATCTGTTTTTAACGAAACAGGAGAAGTAATCAAACTGTTGGGAACAGTAATGGATATCACCGATCGCAAACAAGGCGAAGCTGCTTTGCAATTTAGCGAAAAACGTTTTTATCTGGCATTTGAAGGCAGTGCGACGGGATTGTGGGATTGGAATCTTGCTACGGGAGAAGTATACTTTAATTCGCGGTGGAAAACCATGCTCGGATATGAAGTAGACGAGATAGAAAATAGTTTTGCATCGTGGGAACAACTGTTACACCTAGAGGATTTGCCATTGGCTACAGCAGCGCTCAATGCTCACCTGGAAGGCAAAAAACCCACCTACGAAGCGCAATTTCGGATGCTGACAAAATCTGGCGAGTGGAAGTGGATTTTGGCTCAAGCAAAGGTGATGGAACGATCTGCTGCGGGAAATCCTCTGCGGATGACGGGCACGCACATCGATATTAGCGATCGCAAACAAGCCGAAGTAGATTTGCAATTTAGCGAACAGCGAGAACGAGAAAAAGCCCAACAGTTAACACAAACTCTGCAAGACTTAAAAAATGCTCAAGCCCAGCTCATTCAAGCCGCAAAAATGTCAAGTATTGGGCAAATGGTAGCGGGAGTTGCTCACGAAATTAATAACCCTGTCAGCTTCATCTACGGCAATATTCTTCCCGCCGCACAGTACGCTCGCGACTTGGTAAAATTGATCCAACTTTATCAGCAATATTATCCCGAACCAGTTCCCGAAATTGCGGAAGAATTGGCAGAAGTAGAAGTAGATTTTATAGCAGATGATTTCCCGAGAATCATGGCTTCAATGGAGCAAGGTGCTAACAGAATTAAGCAGATTGTACTGTCTTTACGCAACTTTTCGAGACTGGATGAAAAAGAGCGCAAAGTAATCGACCTTCATGAAGGGATAGAGAGCACTTTGGTGATTTTGCAGCACCGATTGCAGTCACAGCCACAACGTCGGGAAATTCAAGTTGTTAAAAATTACGGCAAACTGCCAAACGTCGAGTGCTATCCGGCACAATTAAACCAAGTATTTATGAATTTGCTCTCCAATGCGATCGATGCTGTGGAAGAGTCATTAGTCATCAGTCATTCGTCATTAGCAAACAATATTTCAACAGTTACAAATGATGCTGGACAAATGTTTGATAAAAATCCTCAGATTCGCATTAGCACTGAAATAAATAGGGACAATCAAGTTGTTGTGCGGATTGCTGACAGCGGGCCCGGTATTTGTCCCGAGGTTCAGTCAAGGATGTTTGACCCATTTTTTAGTACAAAGCCGATCGGTAGCGGCACTGGTTTGGGATTGTCGATTAGTTACCAAATTGTGAAAGATCGCCACGGCGGTAAGTTGTGGTGTGATTCAGAAGTTGGGCGGGGTACAGAATTTGCGATCGAACTACCCATATCCCAAAAAGTCAAAAGTAAAACAGGTTTGTAG
- a CDS encoding bifunctional oligoribonuclease/PAP phosphatase NrnA, giving the protein MKEHPTTHSDDMSDDREAEVDPVREVVPAASTPGKRRHKVEVVLEENRPSLREELHDRKIEQLRQMFDRHRGDRQLILLQDFPDPDALSSAWAYKLIAEQYDIQCEMIYAGALSHQENIALVRLTGLPLQRWTLETTKTKDLSVYQGCVFIDNQGTTCNLTEFILGAGVPIAAVIDHHSLQGEINAEFTHLRPDIRATATIFTEYLQAGMLTLDSSISQHVKCATALMHGLRSDTNALRQAQEEDFLAAAYLSRFYDPQLLNAVLQSSRSKWVMDAIERSLKHRIVQNNFSIAGIGYLRYDDRDSIPQAADFLVTEENVHTAVVYAIVHDKDEEIEVVIGSLRTNKLTLDPDEFIKEAFGQDAQGRFFGGGRSQAGGFEIPVGFLSGGNENSDYARHKWEVFDAQIKHKLLNLISPKDNPVYDH; this is encoded by the coding sequence ATGAAAGAGCACCCTACTACCCATTCTGATGATATGTCTGACGATCGCGAAGCTGAGGTTGACCCCGTTCGCGAGGTTGTACCCGCAGCCAGCACGCCCGGGAAACGGCGCCACAAAGTAGAAGTTGTTTTAGAAGAGAATCGCCCCAGTCTGCGGGAGGAATTGCACGATCGCAAAATCGAGCAATTGCGCCAAATGTTCGATCGACACCGAGGCGATCGCCAGTTAATATTATTACAAGATTTTCCCGACCCCGACGCACTTTCGAGCGCTTGGGCTTACAAATTAATCGCCGAACAGTACGATATTCAATGCGAGATGATCTACGCCGGCGCCCTCAGCCACCAAGAAAATATTGCTTTAGTTAGATTAACCGGATTACCGTTGCAGCGCTGGACGCTGGAAACGACAAAAACGAAGGATTTGTCGGTGTATCAGGGCTGTGTTTTTATTGACAACCAAGGCACGACTTGTAACTTAACTGAGTTTATTTTAGGGGCTGGAGTGCCGATCGCAGCAGTGATCGATCACCACAGTTTGCAGGGGGAAATCAACGCAGAATTTACGCATTTGCGCCCGGATATCCGCGCTACAGCCACGATTTTTACCGAATATTTGCAGGCCGGAATGCTAACTCTCGACAGCAGTATCAGCCAGCACGTCAAGTGCGCTACAGCTTTGATGCACGGTTTGCGATCGGATACCAACGCCCTCAGACAAGCTCAGGAGGAGGATTTTTTAGCTGCGGCTTATTTGAGCCGATTTTATGACCCGCAGTTGCTGAATGCGGTGTTACAGTCGTCTCGTTCTAAATGGGTGATGGATGCGATCGAGCGATCGCTCAAACACCGCATCGTCCAGAACAATTTCTCGATCGCGGGCATCGGCTACCTCCGTTATGACGATCGCGATTCCATTCCCCAAGCAGCGGACTTTCTAGTAACAGAAGAGAACGTACACACAGCAGTTGTTTACGCCATTGTTCACGACAAAGACGAAGAAATCGAAGTAGTAATCGGCTCGCTGCGAACGAATAAACTAACTCTCGACCCCGACGAATTCATTAAAGAAGCCTTCGGTCAAGATGCTCAAGGACGCTTTTTTGGAGGCGGCAGAAGTCAAGCTGGAGGTTTTGAAATTCCGGTAGGATTTCTTTCCGGCGGCAATGAGAACAGCGACTATGCAAGGCACAAATGGGAAGTATTCGATGCTCAAATTAAGCATAAATTGCTGAATTTAATTAGTCCTAAAGATAATCCTGTTTACGATCATTAA